GGGATCTTATTGATCCTGGCCAGAACCGCCTCGCTCTCGCTGCGCTCGTTCTGGACGTACAGCTGGAATCCGAAGATCTGCCCAGGCGCTGCTCCAGCGGTAATCTCCTCCGGGGCCATGGATGCATTATTCGAAATGATATGCATAGCGCCGAAGCTAGCACATGCGGCAGAAATTCCCGCTTCGCCAGCCGGGTGCGCGAGGCGAGCCATTGCCATGGGAGCGACGAAGAAGGGTAGTCCGACTGTATTACCGATGACTGTAGTGGCTAGGTCGCATCCTTTGACGTTGGCGAGGATACGGGGCCGGAGGAGGATTGAACGGTAGACCTCTTGGTCCAGCCGTTTGGAGATCAGGTCGCCAGCGGCTGCGTAGTTGAAGTGCCATGTTCTTTTGTCTAGCTGCGCCGTGGCAAGCTTTTCGATGTCATTCAGGCTGTGAATCGTTTCCATCTGGGTTGGTTCTCCGTCCTTGGTGTGGTCGTCTCGGGTACAGCGTTGGACTCGGTTGTTTATTCCCGTCATTGTTGGCAATGGGAGTGCGAGAGGAGGCTAGCGGTGATAGTCTCAGCCTTTAAATGAGCATGATAGCGATATAAATACAGTCGGAGACTCCCTGGGCGCTGGTGACGCCTGTACCGGACATCTTCATATCGGCTATAGTCGGCATACTGTGGCTCCCAGATCCGTCCGACTCCAGTAGTCCACATAGGGTAGACTCGTTATTGAACATTTACCAAGGGCTGCCATTCAATAAAGCTATAATGTATAACAACCGGGTTTTGTGGACGTTTTCAGCGACCCTTGTTGATATACTTCGGTACCGGGAGCAAAGCCTTGAACAAAGACTACCTGATCCCTCATGGTCTCAGTATGCCAAATgttaatagattataatctttattatagatcCCTCTGTCTACCGTTCCACCGATATTAACGCCCCTCAAGCGTTGGATGCCCCTCAGGACTCTGCTCATCCCCAGATCGCATCTTCAGAAGATAACTGTCGACATtcgcctcctcatccctcGACTGCTCCCACGACTGCGATCCATCATGACCCCCAGAGTCCGGAACTGTTCCATGCTTCATGACATACGTCTCAAAATCATAATactccttccccttcttcagAAACTCCACAACCGCAATCCCAAGAAGAACAACCGCCGTCGTCTGCCCAAAATCCCACTCATTCTCgtgcttcttctctccctcgAATCTACCTTCGTTCGCTATCCTCAGTGCAAGCGTCATGTACAGATGCAGCGGGAACTGGAGATAGGACAGAATCAGGATCCCGCGTCTCCGGCTGACACCGCCGAATATACTCAATATCAGGACAACGACGAGCCAGCTGGCGGTTATCCCGACGTACGTCTCATCAGCTCCAGGGTGCGAGGCCGTGACGCTGGTTACGAGATGTGTGTAGTAGCACCGACCAGGCGCTGTATCGGGAGCCCATTCGTGGAGGCGGACACAGAGGAGAACAGTAAGGGCGATATACAAGGCTGTGAACAGGAATGCAGCTCGAGACCGATCATTCCAATAGAACCTCCAGTTTGTATTCGTGTTTGATCCTTCGATCTTCGCACGGCAGAATCTCCAACAGACGAGGGCTGCTGTGTTGGAGACCCCGACGAAACTGACAATGTCGAAGACGACGTGCAGGTGGTATGTATCCATGATCATGGCCTGGCTGAACACGGTGACCATGTATGCTATGCCGAGAGTTGTTTGGATGTCCGATCCGATCATGAGGATATTCGAAACGAAGTCCAGCCGTTTGTGTTCGATCTCGCGCTTGGGAGTGCCTTCTGGGTGTGTGATGTCGATGTTGCCGTGGGTTGTTAGGAAGAATACCCATGCTGAGAGGCCGAGGGATAGGGCTGCTTGGCCGACGAATCCTACAAGGATCTACTCGAGGCTTATTAGCATGGACGATGCAGCCAGAGTGGTTGGTGGTGTATACAAACCCCATTGCCGACCAAGGGACTCATCGCCTCTCCCACCAGCTCACACTCGGCGTCTTCCCTTTTCCAGAAGTCCATTGTGTCAAGTCGATCGAGCACAGTTGtgaggaggaaaagacaTCACCAGGTGAAGAGTGCTCCCTCGCCGTCTTATACAAGGCGGGTCCACTCTCAGCCACGTCGAGCATGCCTTAGCTTATGCCCTAGCTTATGCAGGTGGACATCAGAGCCCTGACTCGCGAGTTCTTACTGGTTCTGCATCTCAGTTGCCCTGATAGGTTTAGTCTTAGCCTACAACTAATGCCTAATCCGATGTTGTTGTTCAGCTCGCTCCCTTCGATTCCCTCTGGCCCCCACGTAAAGACGCGTGCTGTTTTCAGCTCTGCACAGTCTTATTGTTTAAGCCTTTAGTGTACTCAGCGGTTACTCGACTGGGTTAATTCCGAGGCTTGAAGCAAGTCAAGCGCCGCTCACAGTCAGCCTTGGCTGTGGCACCATCCTGACTCGCCAATTCCCAGTATTCAAGATCCAATGGTAGAGAGAGTCTTCGGCATGGGTAGACTAATTTAGCAGATTGCGTCCCTTATTGACTGAATCCCTGCTGCAATCGTGCTTCGAATGAAAAACAAGGGGAATGCTACTAGTACTTGACTGCAAGTTCGTAATGGTGGTGGTAGGAAAATCTCAGTATTAAATGGCTATGATAAATATAAAACGAATGAAAATACTTTGGCTCGGACTTGAGAGACTGAATActcaatcatcaacatcgcGCG
The nucleotide sequence above comes from Aspergillus puulaauensis MK2 DNA, chromosome 3, nearly complete sequence. Encoded proteins:
- a CDS encoding uncharacterized protein (COG:S;~EggNog:ENOG410PVZ3;~TransMembrane:7 (o26-47i73-94o106-129i155-175o206-225i232-250o270-287i)) — its product is MDFWKREDAECELVGEAMSPLVGNGILVGFVGQAALSLGLSAWVFFLTTHGNIDITHPEGTPKREIEHKRLDFVSNILMIGSDIQTTLGIAYMVTVFSQAMIMDTYHLHVVFDIVSFVGVSNTAALVCWRFCRAKIEGSNTNTNWRFYWNDRSRAAFLFTALYIALTVLLCVRLHEWAPDTAPGRCYYTHLVTSVTASHPGADETYVGITASWLVVVLILSIFGGVSRRRGILILSYLQFPLHLYMTLALRIANEGRFEGEKKHENEWDFGQTTAVVLLGIAVVEFLKKGKEYYDFETYVMKHGTVPDSGGHDGSQSWEQSRDEEANVDSYLLKMRSGDEQSPEGHPTLEGR